A section of the Herpetosiphonaceae bacterium genome encodes:
- a CDS encoding plastocyanin/azurin family copper-binding protein, giving the protein MKPSRTRGLILGLALVLGLTGCASAAQTANAPIERAEVLMPPSYRFDPVAIQVPVGTTVTWRNTDNFSHAVSVAGGTVPILDLRPGQSGTITFDQPGTYAYVCTYHAQDMQGTVSVVER; this is encoded by the coding sequence ATGAAACCTTCGCGAACACGTGGGTTGATCCTGGGATTGGCGCTGGTCCTCGGTCTGACAGGCTGCGCCTCGGCGGCACAGACGGCGAACGCGCCGATCGAGCGCGCAGAGGTGCTGATGCCGCCGAGCTATCGATTCGACCCCGTGGCGATCCAGGTGCCGGTTGGGACCACCGTGACCTGGCGCAATACCGACAACTTTTCGCACGCGGTGAGCGTCGCTGGTGGGACCGTTCCCATACTAGATCTGCGTCCAGGTCAATCCGGGACCATCACATTCGATCAGCCCGGCACGTATGCCTACGTGTGTACCTACCATGCGCAGGATATGCAGGGTACGGTCAGCGTGGTCGAACGCTGA